CGGTGTAAGTGTGGTAATTCATACATTACCCTTTATACTGCCCCTTCATCTTTCGCGTCGTTTAACAGGTCATAAACACGAATGAGTCAGTCTGACACAACGGTTTCCACCCGATTCTCCCTGTTGCCAGGAAGTATTACCCGTTTCTTCTTATTACTGATCGTTGTGCTGTTGGTGATGATGGGTGTTATGGTCCAGAGCGCCGTCAACACCTGGTTAAAAGATAAGAGCTATCAGATCGTCGATATTACCCATGCCATTCATAAAAGGGTCGATACCTGGCGATACGTGACCTGGCAAATCTATGACAACATTGCCGCCTCAACCAGTTCGCCGGGTGCAGAAGGGCTGCAGGAAACGCGTCTGAAACAAGACGTCTATTATCTTGAGAAGCCGCGCAGAAAGACCGAGGCGCTGATTTTCGGCTCGCATGACAGTTCTACATTGGAAATGACCCAGCGCATTTCAACATATCTGGATACGTTGTGGGGCGCAGAGAATGTCCCATGGTCAATGTATTACCTGAATGGTCAGGACAACAGTCTGATCCTAATCTCGACGTTACCGCTGAAAGATCTTACCTCCGGTTTTAAAGAATCGACGATTGGGAATATTGTCGATTCCCGGCGCGCTGAGATGCTGCAACAGGCTAATGCGCTAGATGAACGTGAAAGCTTCTCTTCACTGCGCCGTCTGGCCTGGCAGAACGGGCATTACTTCACGCTACGCACGACCTTTAATCAGCCAGGACATCTGGCAACGGTTGTCGCCTTTGACCTGCCGATTAATGACTTGATCCCGCCCGGTATGCCGCTGGACAGTTTCTATCTGGAACCAGATGCCACCTCAACGACCGAGCACCTGAATGAAAAAGAGTCGCCTGACAGCGTCAGCATTAATTTCAACAACAGTAAAATTGAGATCTCTTCGGCGCTAAACTCAACGGATATGCGGCTGGTATGGCAGGTTCCGTTTGGCTCATTGCTGCTCGACACATTGCAAAGCATTCTGCTACCGCTTTTGCTGAACATTGCGTTGCTGGCCCTGGCGCTATTTGGCTATACCACTTTTCGCCACTTCCCAGTCCGTTCCACCCAAGTGGCGCCAAACCTTGCGGCAAATAATGAACTGCGCGTTCTTCGCGCAATCAACGAAGAGATTGTTTCCCTTCTGCCGCTGGGATTACTGGTACACGATCAGGAAGCAAATCGTACGGTTATCAGCAACAAAATTGCCGATCACCTGCTGCCGCATTTAAATCTGCAAAACATTACCAACATGGCAGAGCAGCATCAGGGAATCATTCAGGCCACCATCAATAATGAACTGTATGAAATCAGACTGTTTCGCAGCCAGATCTCCCCGAGAACGCAGATCTTTATCATTCGTGACCAGGACCGCGAAGTGCTGGTCAATAAGAAGCTGAAACAAGCGCAGCGGCTGTATGAGAAAAATCAGCAGGCCCGCGCGGCCTTTATGCAGAATATTGGCAGCGCGCTGAAAGACCCCGCGAAAACGTTGGCTGCCAATGCCGCCGCGCTCAATACACCGGACAGCCAGAAACTGGCAAATCAGGCCGACGTTCTGGTGCGAATGGTGGACGAAATCCAGCTAGCCAACCTGCTGGAGAACGATGCCTGGAAAGGTGAATCCACACTGTTTTCCGTGCAGGCATTAATTGACGACGTAGTTCCGGAGGTTCTGCCAGCCATTAAGCGTAAGGGGCTGCAGCTACTGATTAAAAATCACCTTAGCGCCCATGATGAACGCCGTGGCGATCGCGATGCCTTGCGCCGTATTTTGCTGCTATTGATCCAATATGCGGTAACCACCACGCAGATTGGTAAAATCACGCTGGAAGTCGACCAGGATGAGTCAGAGGCTGAACGCCTGACCTTCCGCATTCTGGATACCGGGCAAGGCGTCACATTGAATGAAGTTGATAATCTCCATTTCCCGTTCATCAATGACACGCAGGGCGATCGGTATGGCAAAGCCAACCCTCTGACGTTCTGGTTGTGCGATCAGTTAGCCCGTAAGCTTGGCGGACACCTGAATATCAAAGCGCGGGAAGAACTTGGAACACGTTATATAGTCCATGTTAAAATGCCGCTGCACGATCAACATGCTGATAGTGAAGAGCGCCTGTTGGATGACGTCTGCGTAATGGTTGATGTCACCTCAAATGACGTACGTAGCATTGTATTACGTCAGCTGGAAAACTGGGGGGCAACCTGCATCACGCCCGATGAACGGTTGAATAGTCAAGAATATGATCTCTTTTTAACGGATAATCCGTCTAATCTTACTGCTTCAGGCCTACTTTTAAGCGATGATGAGTCTGGCGTGCGGAAAATTGGCCCTGGCCAACTGCGCGTTAACTTTAATATGAGCAATGCTATGCAGGAAGCTGTCCTTGAGCTGATTGAAGAGCAACTGGCGCAAGAAGGGTTCCAGGAACTCCCCCTCGGCGGAGATGAAAACGCCGAACTTCATGCCAGTGGTTACTACGCTCTCTTTGTAGACACAGTACCGGATGATGTTAAGAGGTTGTATACTGAGGCGGCTATCAGCGATTTCGCTGCGTTAGCCCAAACGGCCCATCGCCTGAAA
This window of the Citrobacter freundii ATCC 8090 = MTCC 1658 = NBRC 12681 genome carries:
- the rcsD gene encoding phosphotransferase RcsD, which produces MSQSDTTVSTRFSLLPGSITRFFLLLIVVLLVMMGVMVQSAVNTWLKDKSYQIVDITHAIHKRVDTWRYVTWQIYDNIAASTSSPGAEGLQETRLKQDVYYLEKPRRKTEALIFGSHDSSTLEMTQRISTYLDTLWGAENVPWSMYYLNGQDNSLILISTLPLKDLTSGFKESTIGNIVDSRRAEMLQQANALDERESFSSLRRLAWQNGHYFTLRTTFNQPGHLATVVAFDLPINDLIPPGMPLDSFYLEPDATSTTEHLNEKESPDSVSINFNNSKIEISSALNSTDMRLVWQVPFGSLLLDTLQSILLPLLLNIALLALALFGYTTFRHFPVRSTQVAPNLAANNELRVLRAINEEIVSLLPLGLLVHDQEANRTVISNKIADHLLPHLNLQNITNMAEQHQGIIQATINNELYEIRLFRSQISPRTQIFIIRDQDREVLVNKKLKQAQRLYEKNQQARAAFMQNIGSALKDPAKTLAANAAALNTPDSQKLANQADVLVRMVDEIQLANLLENDAWKGESTLFSVQALIDDVVPEVLPAIKRKGLQLLIKNHLSAHDERRGDRDALRRILLLLIQYAVTTTQIGKITLEVDQDESEAERLTFRILDTGQGVTLNEVDNLHFPFINDTQGDRYGKANPLTFWLCDQLARKLGGHLNIKAREELGTRYIVHVKMPLHDQHADSEERLLDDVCVMVDVTSNDVRSIVLRQLENWGATCITPDERLNSQEYDLFLTDNPSNLTASGLLLSDDESGVRKIGPGQLRVNFNMSNAMQEAVLELIEEQLAQEGFQELPLGGDENAELHASGYYALFVDTVPDDVKRLYTEAAISDFAALAQTAHRLKGVFAMLNLVPGKQLCEALEHLIQEKDAPGIEKYISDIDVYVKSLL